Proteins from one Carassius gibelio isolate Cgi1373 ecotype wild population from Czech Republic chromosome A25, carGib1.2-hapl.c, whole genome shotgun sequence genomic window:
- the LOC127947262 gene encoding tryptophan 5-hydroxylase 1-like isoform X2 → MLSGILLSGRRGQGRFLSHMRDKRNMMNKSAFPKIEENKDNKTASTERGRAALVFSLKNEVGGLVKALKLFQENHVNLVHIESRKSKRRNSEFEIFVDCDSNREQLHEIIQLLRKHVNVLEMDAPDNRLPEESEMENVPWFPKKISDLDKCANRVLMYGSDLDADHPGFKDNVYRKRRKYFADLAMSYKHGDPIPRIEFTEEEVKTWGVVFRELNKLYPSHACREYLKNLPLLIKHCDIREDNIPQLEDVSRFLKERTGFTIRPVAGYLSPRDFLAGLAFRVFHCTQYVRHSSDPLYTPEPDTCHELLGHVPLLAEPSFAQFSQEIGLSSLGASDDSVQKLATCYFFTVEFGLCKQEGKLRAYGAGLLSSISELKHALSGNARILPFDPNVTCKQECIITTFQDVYFISDTFEEAKVKMREFAKTIKRPFSVRYNPYTQSVDVLKDTTSINNMVEELRHELDIIGDALNRLNKQLGV, encoded by the exons ATGCTGTCGGGAATCCTGCTGTCGGGAAGACGAGGACAGGGACGATTCCTGTCCCACATGCGCGATAAAAGAAACATG ATGAACAAATCTGCCTTTCCAAAGATCGAGGAGAATAAAGACAACAAAACCGCGTCTACAGAGAGGGGCCGGGCTGCTCTTGTGTTCTCTTTGAAGAATGAAGTCGGTGGCCTTGTCAAGGCACTAAAACTTTTCCAG GAAAACCACGTCAACCTCGTCCACATCGAGTCCAGAAAATCCAAACGGCGCAACTCAGAGTTCGAGATCTTCGTAGACTGCGACAGCAACCGCGAGCAACTGCACGAGATCATTCAGCTGCTGAGGAAACACGTGAACGTGCTCGAGATGGACGCACCTGACAACCGTCTGCCTGAAGAAAGCG AGATGGAGAACGTGCCGTGGTTCCCGAAGAAGATTTCAGATCTGGATAAATGTGCGAACCGTGTGCTGATGTATGGATCTGACTTGGATGCGGATCATCCA GGATTCAAGGACAACGTCTATCGCAAAAGGAGAAAGTATTTTGCAGACTTGGCTATGAGCTACAAACA TGGAGATCCTATTCCCCGTATAGAGTTTACAGAGGAGGAGGTGAAAACATGGGGAGTGGTGTTCAGGGAGCTGAATAAACTCTACCCCTCACATGCCTGCCGCGAGTACCTGAAAAATCTGCCCTTGCTCATCAAACACTGTGATATCCGCGAGGACAACATCCCACAGCTGGAGGATGTCTCGCGCTTCCTCAAAG AGCGCACCGGCTTCACCATCAGGCCTGTGGCTGGGTATCTCTCCCCACGAGACTTCCTGGCAGGTCTGGCCTTCCGTGTGTTTCACTGCACTCAGTATGTCCGACACAGCTCAGACCCCCTCTACACACCTGAGCC AGACACATGTCATGAGCTGCTTGGACACGTCCCTCTCTTGGCCGAGCCCAGCTTTGCTCAGTTCAGTCAGGAGATTGGTCTCTCGTCACTGGGAGCATCGGATGACTCTGTACAGAAACTCGCCACT TGTTATTTCTTCACTGTGGAGTTTGGCCTCTGTAAGCAGGAAGGGAAACTGAGAGCTTATGGGGCCGGTCTGCTGTCCTCTATCAGTGAGCTGAAG CATGCACTGTCAGGAAATGCCAGGATCTTGCCCTTTGACCCCAATGTGACATGCAAACAGGAGTGCATCATCACCACCTTTCAGGATGTCTACTTTATTTCAGACACCTTTGAGGAAGCGAAAGTCAAAATGAG GGAGTTTGCAAAGACCATCAAGAGGCCATTCTCAGTGCGCTACAACCCATACACACAGAGCGTAGACGTTCTGAAGGACACAACCAGCATCAACAACATGGTTGAAGAACTAAGACACGAGCTGGACATCATTGGAGATGCACTAAACAGGCTAAACAAACAGTTAGGAGtctga
- the sergef gene encoding secretion-regulating guanine nucleotide exchange factor isoform X1, with product MRDVINLRLNLMEGAQLSKCVLYTWGANSHAQLGQGHTEDQAEPRRADVGLQAEKIRCMTGGGGHSALITESGDLLMCGQNHKGQLGLSHTTEVITFQLCPLPGGKRVQQVSCGWDFSVILTGDNGQVWACGSNAFGQLGVSPRITHSAELLHVKTLKEPVTSVAAGLRHTLASTASGCVYQWGTGLSSHAKRMLNPQPVPAHLSSKEPCIVPGFDHVTSQKVVAGSTHCICLTVEGDVFLWGSNKHGQLVSESLFLPLPVALDRSLLQGERVIDVHSGWTHLVAVTESGRVFTWGRSNYGQLGQTNLSTEKESDTVTSSGHPVEVKALFGATQIACGSEHNLALVGGRIFSWGWNEHGMCGDGSLFDVTQPRPIPHLRDASALLIGCGAGHSMALCSLKSNEDSAS from the exons ATGCGCGATGTCATCAATTTGCGCCTAAATCTGATGGAAGGAGCTCAGCTGTCAAAATGTGTACTGTACACGTGG GGAGCCAACAGTCACGCGCAGCTCGGACAGGGACACACGGAAGATCAAGCCGAGCCGCGGCGCGCAGATGTCGGACTGCAGGCAGAGAAGATCCGCTGCATGACCGGAGGAGGTGGACACTCGGCTCTCATCACAG AATCAGGTGACCTGCTGATGTGTGGACAGAACCACAAAGGTCAGTTAGGACTCAGTCACACTACAGAGGTCATAACCTTTCAACTCTGCCCTCTGCCTGGTGGTAAAAGAGTTCAGCAGGTGTCCTGTGGTTGGGACTTCTCTGTTATCCTCACTG GTGACAACGGCCAGGTCTGGGCGTGCGGCTCCAATGCGTTTGGACAGTTGGGCGTCTCGCCAAGAATAACACACTCAGCAGAACTTTTACATGTGAAA ACCCTGAAAGAGCCGGTAACCAGTGTGGCTGCAGGGCTTAGACACACATTAGCAAGTACAG catcAGGTTGTGTTTATCAATGGGGAACTGGCCTGTCGAGTCACGCTAAGAGAATGTTAAATCCCCAACCTGTTCCTGCACATCTGTCCTCTAAGGAGCCTTGCATTGTCCCGG GGTTTGATCACGTGACCTCACAGAAGGTTGTTGCAGGCTCCACCCACTGCATTTGTTTGACAG TCGAAGGTGACGTGTTCCTCTGGGGGAGTAATAAACATGGTCAGCTGGTCAGCGAGAGCCTTTTCCTGCCCCTTCCTGTGGCTTTGGATCGATCTCTGCTGCAGGGTGAGAGAGTGATTGACGTTCACAGCGGCTGGACGCATCTTGTCGCAGTAACTG AGAGTGGGCGGGTCTTTACATGGGGCAGATCTAATTACGGACAGCTAGGACAGACCAATCTGAGTACAGAAAAAGAGTCTGACACTGTGACAAGCTCTGGCCACCCCGTCGAGGTTAAAGCTTTATTTGGAGCAACACAG attgcATGCGGATCTGAACACAACCTAGCTCTTGTGG GGGGTCGGATCTTCTCGTGGGGCTGGAATGAACACGGAATGTGCGGAGACGGTTCCCTTTTTGATGTCACACAACCTCGGCCAATACCCCATCTCAGAGACGCTAgcgctcttctgattggctgtggagCAGGACATTCAATGGCACTATGCAGTTTGAAGAGCAATGAGGATTCAGCAAGCTGA
- the LOC127947262 gene encoding tryptophan 5-hydroxylase 1-like isoform X1: MYSTKSEGPRRGRSFDSMNIGLTLEEKQLNNEMNKSAFPKIEENKDNKTASTERGRAALVFSLKNEVGGLVKALKLFQENHVNLVHIESRKSKRRNSEFEIFVDCDSNREQLHEIIQLLRKHVNVLEMDAPDNRLPEESEMENVPWFPKKISDLDKCANRVLMYGSDLDADHPGFKDNVYRKRRKYFADLAMSYKHGDPIPRIEFTEEEVKTWGVVFRELNKLYPSHACREYLKNLPLLIKHCDIREDNIPQLEDVSRFLKERTGFTIRPVAGYLSPRDFLAGLAFRVFHCTQYVRHSSDPLYTPEPDTCHELLGHVPLLAEPSFAQFSQEIGLSSLGASDDSVQKLATCYFFTVEFGLCKQEGKLRAYGAGLLSSISELKHALSGNARILPFDPNVTCKQECIITTFQDVYFISDTFEEAKVKMREFAKTIKRPFSVRYNPYTQSVDVLKDTTSINNMVEELRHELDIIGDALNRLNKQLGV; this comes from the exons ATGTACTCAACTAAAAGCGAGGGACCGCGCAGAGGAAGATCTTTTGACTCCATGAACATTGGTCTGACATTGGAAGAGAAGCAACTTAACAATGAG ATGAACAAATCTGCCTTTCCAAAGATCGAGGAGAATAAAGACAACAAAACCGCGTCTACAGAGAGGGGCCGGGCTGCTCTTGTGTTCTCTTTGAAGAATGAAGTCGGTGGCCTTGTCAAGGCACTAAAACTTTTCCAG GAAAACCACGTCAACCTCGTCCACATCGAGTCCAGAAAATCCAAACGGCGCAACTCAGAGTTCGAGATCTTCGTAGACTGCGACAGCAACCGCGAGCAACTGCACGAGATCATTCAGCTGCTGAGGAAACACGTGAACGTGCTCGAGATGGACGCACCTGACAACCGTCTGCCTGAAGAAAGCG AGATGGAGAACGTGCCGTGGTTCCCGAAGAAGATTTCAGATCTGGATAAATGTGCGAACCGTGTGCTGATGTATGGATCTGACTTGGATGCGGATCATCCA GGATTCAAGGACAACGTCTATCGCAAAAGGAGAAAGTATTTTGCAGACTTGGCTATGAGCTACAAACA TGGAGATCCTATTCCCCGTATAGAGTTTACAGAGGAGGAGGTGAAAACATGGGGAGTGGTGTTCAGGGAGCTGAATAAACTCTACCCCTCACATGCCTGCCGCGAGTACCTGAAAAATCTGCCCTTGCTCATCAAACACTGTGATATCCGCGAGGACAACATCCCACAGCTGGAGGATGTCTCGCGCTTCCTCAAAG AGCGCACCGGCTTCACCATCAGGCCTGTGGCTGGGTATCTCTCCCCACGAGACTTCCTGGCAGGTCTGGCCTTCCGTGTGTTTCACTGCACTCAGTATGTCCGACACAGCTCAGACCCCCTCTACACACCTGAGCC AGACACATGTCATGAGCTGCTTGGACACGTCCCTCTCTTGGCCGAGCCCAGCTTTGCTCAGTTCAGTCAGGAGATTGGTCTCTCGTCACTGGGAGCATCGGATGACTCTGTACAGAAACTCGCCACT TGTTATTTCTTCACTGTGGAGTTTGGCCTCTGTAAGCAGGAAGGGAAACTGAGAGCTTATGGGGCCGGTCTGCTGTCCTCTATCAGTGAGCTGAAG CATGCACTGTCAGGAAATGCCAGGATCTTGCCCTTTGACCCCAATGTGACATGCAAACAGGAGTGCATCATCACCACCTTTCAGGATGTCTACTTTATTTCAGACACCTTTGAGGAAGCGAAAGTCAAAATGAG GGAGTTTGCAAAGACCATCAAGAGGCCATTCTCAGTGCGCTACAACCCATACACACAGAGCGTAGACGTTCTGAAGGACACAACCAGCATCAACAACATGGTTGAAGAACTAAGACACGAGCTGGACATCATTGGAGATGCACTAAACAGGCTAAACAAACAGTTAGGAGtctga
- the sergef gene encoding secretion-regulating guanine nucleotide exchange factor isoform X2, which produces MRDVINLRLNLMEGAQLSKCVLYTWGANSHAQLGQGHTEDQAEPRRADVGLQAEKIRCMTGGGGHSALITESGDLLMCGQNHKGQLGLSHTTEVITFQLCPLPGGKRVQQVSCGWDFSVILTGDNGQVWACGSNAFGQLGVSPRITHSAELLHVKTLKEPVTSVAAGLRHTLASTASGCVYQWGTGLSSHAKRMLNPQPVPAHLSSKEPCIVPGFDHVTSQKVVAGSTHCICLTVEGDVFLWGSNKHGQLVSESLFLPLPVALDRSLLQGERVIDVHSGWTHLVAVTESGRVFTWGRSNYGQLGQTNLSTEKESDTVTSSGHPVEVKALFGATQIACGSEHNLALVAFPFNLGVTADLRSYQTARKKAD; this is translated from the exons ATGCGCGATGTCATCAATTTGCGCCTAAATCTGATGGAAGGAGCTCAGCTGTCAAAATGTGTACTGTACACGTGG GGAGCCAACAGTCACGCGCAGCTCGGACAGGGACACACGGAAGATCAAGCCGAGCCGCGGCGCGCAGATGTCGGACTGCAGGCAGAGAAGATCCGCTGCATGACCGGAGGAGGTGGACACTCGGCTCTCATCACAG AATCAGGTGACCTGCTGATGTGTGGACAGAACCACAAAGGTCAGTTAGGACTCAGTCACACTACAGAGGTCATAACCTTTCAACTCTGCCCTCTGCCTGGTGGTAAAAGAGTTCAGCAGGTGTCCTGTGGTTGGGACTTCTCTGTTATCCTCACTG GTGACAACGGCCAGGTCTGGGCGTGCGGCTCCAATGCGTTTGGACAGTTGGGCGTCTCGCCAAGAATAACACACTCAGCAGAACTTTTACATGTGAAA ACCCTGAAAGAGCCGGTAACCAGTGTGGCTGCAGGGCTTAGACACACATTAGCAAGTACAG catcAGGTTGTGTTTATCAATGGGGAACTGGCCTGTCGAGTCACGCTAAGAGAATGTTAAATCCCCAACCTGTTCCTGCACATCTGTCCTCTAAGGAGCCTTGCATTGTCCCGG GGTTTGATCACGTGACCTCACAGAAGGTTGTTGCAGGCTCCACCCACTGCATTTGTTTGACAG TCGAAGGTGACGTGTTCCTCTGGGGGAGTAATAAACATGGTCAGCTGGTCAGCGAGAGCCTTTTCCTGCCCCTTCCTGTGGCTTTGGATCGATCTCTGCTGCAGGGTGAGAGAGTGATTGACGTTCACAGCGGCTGGACGCATCTTGTCGCAGTAACTG AGAGTGGGCGGGTCTTTACATGGGGCAGATCTAATTACGGACAGCTAGGACAGACCAATCTGAGTACAGAAAAAGAGTCTGACACTGTGACAAGCTCTGGCCACCCCGTCGAGGTTAAAGCTTTATTTGGAGCAACACAG attgcATGCGGATCTGAACACAACCTAGCTCTTGTGG